ACATGAAAGAAAAAACTCTTGTCTCGTGGAACGCCATGATACTTGGATACGCTCAGAACGGTCAAATAATCAGTGCTTTGAATCATTTCCGTCTCATGAAAGTAAAAAACATCGACCCTGATTCATTCACCATGGTAAGCATCATAGCAGCCGTTACCGAATTTTCAGTATTACGCCAAGCAAAGTGGGTCCACGGGGTCGTCACAAGAACTTGTTTGGATACAAACGTCTTTGTGAAaaccgctcttgtggacatgtaTGCTAAATGTGGAGCGATTACGACTGCTCGAAagctatttgatttaatgaaCGACAGACACGTAACAACATGGAACGCGATGATTGACGGGTACGGGACACACGGGTATGGAACGGAAGCtataaaactttttaaaaaaatgGAAGCCGGAGATATCAAGCCAAACAATATAACGTTTTTATGTATCATCTCAGCCTGTAGCCACTCGGGTTTTGTGGAAGAGGGGTGTCAGTATTTTTACAAAATGAAAAACGAATATGAAATCGAGCCCACGATGGATCACTACGGAGCCATGGTGGACTTGTTAGGCAGATCCGGTAGGCTAACCAAGGCTTGGGATTTCATTCAAAACATGCCCGTTGAGCCCGGGATTAACGTTTTCGGTGCAATGTTAGGTGCTTGCAAGATTCATAAAAATGTCGAACTGGCGGAAATGGCAGCGGATAGATTGTTTGAGTTAAGCCCTAATGATGGCGGGTATTACGTACTTTTAGCAAACATATACGCAACGGCTTCAATGTGGGATAAAGTGACCGAAATCAGGAGTAAAATGGAGGAAAGAGGGATACGGAAAACACCTGGATATAGTTCGGTTGAGTTAGAAAATGAAGTTCATACGTTTTATTCTGGGAGCTCGTGGCATTCGGATTCTAACAAGATTTATAATTTTCTTGAAATATTGATCGATAAGATTAAGGATGCTGGTTATGTACCTGCGACAGATTTGATGCAAGATGTAGAAGATGATCTGCAAGAACAAATGGTGAGTACTCATAGTGAGAAACTTGCTATTGCTTTTGGGCTTTTGAATACGCGTCGGGGAACAACTATACACATCAGAAAGAACCTTCGCGTGTGTGGTGATTGTCATAACGCGACTAAGTATATATCGCTTGTTGAGAACCGAGAAATTATTGTACGTGACTTGCATCGGTTTCATCATTTCAAGAACGGGATTTGTTCTTGTGGAGATTATtggtaacttgttttttttttattgaatCAATACACAGTTCATACTTTAAAGCCACCTTGTAGTTACATTTGTAGTGTGACATGTAGAACAAAGTTGTACTTTTCTCTTGTACCAACTACAACTAACCTTTGACCATTTACAATTGCTATTCGTCTACCAAAACGGCAAACAAAAACGAGACATATGTCAATTCCCATGAACAATTGCTCTAGACAttacaaaccaaaccaaaccacgACAACAATTTATTCAGTAGCTTTAGTATTCTGTATTGATTGAGTGGACTTTCTAACAAACCTCTACAAATCAGTATCTTTCTATCTGTGTTTTTTAATCTCTATATGCTAAAATGACGCGATTATCTATCATTCAATTATATAGTAGATGAAGGTTTTTTACATCAACGACATTGATAAACGTCATAATGGAGAATTCATTTATAAACGTGAATTCATTTATAAACGCCAGTTAACTACCAATAAAGAGGCGGCTTTAGATGATACACAAGTAAAAGTGTGATACGATGTCACATGTACCCTACATTTACATATGCATTAACAAGAGCGATATGTGTCATATAAACAAAAAGGTAAATATGTATTTgaggtgtgcacggttcggtttggttcggttttttggCAAAACCGAAACCAAAATGTCGGTTTCCAGTTTTTGAAAACCGTTTggtttatgtttttttagtttttacatcggt
The Helianthus annuus cultivar XRQ/B chromosome 6, HanXRQr2.0-SUNRISE, whole genome shotgun sequence genome window above contains:
- the LOC110865120 gene encoding pentatricopeptide repeat-containing protein At1g11290, chloroplastic-like, coding for MTSLILPTASLSTPPQSPISSSSSRIQHTLTQRIHIPPHIYKHPAAILLELCTSLQELHQIIPLIIKNGLYQEHLFQTKLVSLFCKYNSLTEATRVFEPIEDKNDALYHTMLKGYAQNSSISDGFSFFCRMVEDGVQPVVYNFTYLLKGCGENNYVREGKEVHAQVILNGHEGDIYVMTCLVNMYAKCKLVEDAYKVFVRLPERDLVCWNTIIAGYAQNGFAGRAIELVAQMLSEGLRPDPVTVISILPAVGNVGDLRVGKSIHGYVFKSGYERHGNVATALVDMYLKCGCLSTGRVIFDKMSSKNVVSWNIMIDGYAQNDDYAEALSLFDKMLDNGFKPTGVTVMAALHACADSGELTRGLFVHSLVNELGLKHDVSVMNSLISMYCKCKRVDIAAEIFKNMKEKTLVSWNAMILGYAQNGQIISALNHFRLMKVKNIDPDSFTMVSIIAAVTEFSVLRQAKWVHGVVTRTCLDTNVFVKTALVDMYAKCGAITTARKLFDLMNDRHVTTWNAMIDGYGTHGYGTEAIKLFKKMEAGDIKPNNITFLCIISACSHSGFVEEGCQYFYKMKNEYEIEPTMDHYGAMVDLLGRSGRLTKAWDFIQNMPVEPGINVFGAMLGACKIHKNVELAEMAADRLFELSPNDGGYYVLLANIYATASMWDKVTEIRSKMEERGIRKTPGYSSVELENEVHTFYSGSSWHSDSNKIYNFLEILIDKIKDAGYVPATDLMQDVEDDLQEQMVSTHSEKLAIAFGLLNTRRGTTIHIRKNLRVCGDCHNATKYISLVENREIIVRDLHRFHHFKNGICSCGDYW